One window of the Ideonella sp. WA131b genome contains the following:
- a CDS encoding high-potential iron-sulfur protein: MSQSNRRVFLLQVAACGSALAAAAGAQAQAVRLDEKDPQAVALGYVHDTTKADKKKFPKHTNDQKCNNCALYQGKAADPWGGCPLFGTKQVAGPGWCSAWAKKG; encoded by the coding sequence ATGTCCCAGAGCAATCGCCGAGTCTTCCTGTTGCAAGTCGCCGCCTGCGGTTCGGCGCTGGCCGCCGCAGCCGGCGCTCAAGCCCAGGCCGTCCGTCTTGACGAGAAGGATCCCCAAGCCGTGGCGCTGGGCTACGTGCACGACACCACCAAGGCGGACAAGAAGAAGTTCCCCAAGCACACCAATGACCAGAAGTGCAACAACTGCGCGCTCTACCAGGGCAAGGCCGCCGATCCCTGGGGCGGCTGCCCGCTGTTCGGTACCAAGCAGGTGGCTGGTCCGGGCTGGTGCAGCGCCTGGGCCAAGAAGGGCTGA
- the acnA gene encoding aconitate hydratase AcnA, with protein MPHAYASTLKSFTTASGKTGQLWSLPALARRFPGVRRMPVSLRIVLESVLRNCDGQRVTKQHVEQLARWQPRAERNEEIPFVVARVVLQDFTGVPLLADLAAMRNVAQRLGQNPRRIEPLVPVDLVVDHSVMIDHFGSPKALDLNMKLEFSRNRERYEFLKWGMQAFETFGVVPPGFGIVHQVNLEYLARGVHQSGKGAEAVYYPDSLVGTDSHTTMINGIGVVGWGVGGIEAEAGMLGQPVYFLTPDVVGFELTGALREGVTATDLVLTVTEILRREKVVGQFVEFCGEGTRTLSLPDRATIANMSPEYGATMGFFPVDEKTLDYFKGTGRRRGEIEAFEAYFKAQQLFGVPRAADIDYSRVIRLDLSTVAPSLAGPKRPQDRIEIGHVKQTFTELFSAPAAANGFNQPATKLAAPVATADGLAVKNGDVLIAAITSCTNTSNPGVLLAAGLLARKAVKAGLRVAPHIKTSLAPGSRIVTEYLEKTGLLPYLEKLGFAVAAYGCTTCIGNAGDLTPALNEAITANDLVCAAVLSGNRNFEARIHPNLKANFLASPPLVVAYALAGTVLKDLMTEPVGHDKKGRAVYLGDIWPRSEEVHALMKHAMDGKAYRRNYDQVRKEPGKLWQKIQGVQGEVYTWPASTYIAEPPFFEGFAMAPPARETGVRGARIMALFGDSITTDHISPAGSFKPGTPAGQWLQAQGVAPADFNSYGARRGHHEVMMRGTFANVRVKNLMLPPGPDGSRVEGGYTLKDGQQLPIYEAAMAWQAEGTPTVVFAGEEYGTGSSRDWAAKGTALLGIRAVVARSFERIHRSNLVGMGVLPLQFKPGDSWQGLGLTGAETVELRVADELKPQGDATLVITRADGSVRDVTVTLRVDTPIEVTYLRHGGILPFVLRQLLAA; from the coding sequence ATGCCGCACGCCTACGCCAGCACGCTGAAGTCCTTCACCACCGCCTCGGGCAAGACCGGCCAGCTGTGGTCGCTGCCGGCACTTGCGCGGCGGTTTCCAGGGGTTCGGCGCATGCCGGTGAGCCTGCGCATCGTGCTCGAGAGCGTGCTGCGCAATTGCGATGGCCAAAGGGTGACGAAGCAGCATGTCGAGCAGCTCGCGCGCTGGCAGCCCAGGGCCGAGCGCAACGAAGAGATTCCCTTTGTCGTGGCGCGCGTGGTGCTGCAGGACTTCACCGGCGTGCCCCTGCTGGCCGACCTGGCCGCCATGCGCAACGTGGCGCAGCGCCTCGGCCAGAACCCCAGGCGCATCGAACCGCTGGTGCCGGTGGACCTGGTGGTGGACCACTCGGTGATGATCGACCACTTCGGCAGCCCGAAGGCATTGGACCTGAACATGAAGCTCGAGTTCTCGCGCAACCGCGAGCGCTACGAGTTCCTGAAGTGGGGCATGCAGGCCTTCGAGACCTTTGGCGTCGTGCCGCCGGGCTTCGGCATCGTCCACCAGGTGAACCTCGAGTATCTGGCGCGCGGCGTGCACCAGTCGGGCAAAGGCGCTGAGGCCGTGTACTACCCCGACAGCCTGGTCGGCACCGACAGCCATACGACGATGATCAACGGCATCGGCGTCGTCGGCTGGGGCGTCGGCGGCATCGAGGCCGAGGCCGGCATGCTGGGCCAGCCGGTGTACTTCCTGACGCCCGATGTGGTGGGATTCGAGCTCACCGGCGCGCTGCGCGAGGGCGTCACGGCCACCGACCTGGTGCTGACCGTCACCGAGATCCTGCGCCGCGAGAAGGTGGTGGGCCAGTTCGTCGAGTTCTGCGGCGAGGGCACGCGCACGCTGAGCCTGCCCGACCGCGCGACCATCGCCAACATGTCGCCCGAGTACGGCGCGACGATGGGCTTCTTCCCGGTCGACGAGAAGACGCTCGACTACTTCAAGGGCACCGGCCGCCGGCGGGGCGAGATCGAGGCCTTCGAGGCCTACTTCAAGGCGCAGCAGCTGTTCGGCGTGCCGCGTGCCGCCGACATCGACTACAGCCGCGTCATCCGTCTCGATCTGTCGACGGTGGCGCCGTCGCTGGCCGGGCCGAAGCGCCCGCAGGACCGCATCGAGATCGGCCACGTCAAGCAGACCTTCACCGAGTTGTTCAGCGCCCCGGCCGCCGCCAATGGCTTCAACCAGCCGGCCACCAAGCTGGCCGCGCCCGTGGCCACCGCCGACGGCCTGGCGGTGAAAAACGGTGACGTGCTCATCGCCGCGATCACGAGCTGCACCAACACCAGCAACCCCGGCGTGCTGCTGGCCGCCGGCCTGCTGGCCAGGAAGGCCGTCAAGGCGGGCCTGCGCGTGGCGCCGCACATCAAGACGAGCCTGGCGCCCGGCTCGCGCATCGTCACCGAGTACCTCGAGAAGACCGGCCTGCTGCCCTACCTCGAGAAGCTGGGCTTCGCGGTGGCGGCCTATGGCTGCACCACCTGCATCGGCAATGCCGGCGACCTGACCCCGGCCCTCAACGAGGCCATCACCGCCAACGACCTGGTGTGTGCCGCGGTGCTCAGCGGCAACCGCAACTTCGAGGCGCGCATCCACCCCAACCTGAAGGCCAACTTCCTGGCCAGCCCGCCGCTGGTGGTGGCCTACGCGCTGGCCGGCACGGTGCTGAAGGACCTGATGACCGAGCCCGTGGGCCACGACAAGAAGGGGCGCGCTGTTTACCTGGGCGACATCTGGCCCCGCAGCGAAGAGGTGCACGCGCTGATGAAGCACGCAATGGACGGCAAGGCCTACCGCCGCAATTACGACCAGGTTCGCAAGGAGCCGGGCAAGCTCTGGCAGAAGATCCAGGGCGTGCAGGGCGAGGTCTACACCTGGCCGGCCAGCACCTACATTGCCGAGCCGCCGTTTTTCGAAGGCTTTGCGATGGCGCCCCCGGCACGCGAGACCGGCGTGCGCGGCGCGCGCATCATGGCCCTGTTCGGCGACTCCATCACCACCGACCACATCAGCCCGGCGGGCAGCTTCAAGCCCGGCACGCCGGCCGGCCAGTGGCTGCAGGCGCAGGGCGTGGCGCCGGCCGACTTCAACAGCTACGGCGCCCGCCGCGGCCACCACGAGGTGATGATGCGCGGCACCTTCGCCAACGTGCGCGTGAAGAACCTGATGCTGCCGCCGGGCCCCGACGGCTCGCGCGTCGAAGGCGGTTACACGCTGAAGGACGGGCAGCAGCTGCCCATCTACGAGGCGGCCATGGCCTGGCAGGCCGAGGGCACGCCGACGGTGGTGTTCGCGGGCGAGGAGTACGGCACCGGCTCCAGCCGAGACTGGGCGGCCAAGGGCACGGCGCTGCTGGGCATACGCGCGGTGGTGGCGCGCAGCTTCGAGCGCATCCACCGCAGCAATCTCGTGGGGATGGGCGTGCTCCCGCTGCAGTTCAAGCCCGGCGACAGCTGGCAGGGCCTGGGGCTCACCGGTGCCGAGACGGTGGAGTTGCGCGTGGCCGACGAACTCAAGCCCCAGGGCGACGCAACGCTGGTGATCACGCGCGCCGACGGATCGGTGCGCGATGTGACCGTGACTTTGCGTGTCGACACGCCCATCGAGGTGACCTACCTGCGCCACGGCGGCATCCTGCCCTTCGTGCTGCGGCAGTTGCTGGCGGCCTGA
- a CDS encoding zinc-dependent metalloprotease, which yields MRLPALPQPVATALHARRPRALALALTASFGLLQGCVHLAGDGTPAPPDKPGQKTVPEPPSRATSASAVPGPAAPASAPASAQPAATAQVPASAQPPAGGASAPGAQAAARPGQPPTPPAAPPAAPAAAPGGPPPFATVVRDARRIDGPLTLWQKEDKVWIELRPSQLGAPFLLSPKIKSGIGEALVLGGLMAYPVNGAGGPQLVEFVRVHNQVRLQARNTEVSARPGTPEARAVEASYSHSLLGAVPVASQPHPERKSILIEANGLFLSDVLGVGMMLQRGLRQGYGLDRANSLITSVRGNDQAVTLETQAHFYTPGIAMPGLNTPPGIAAPLLPHLLPDSRSMLIGLSYSLAPLPDQPMTPRPADPRVGLFTSTVLDFSDDLQMSPRQRYVNRWRLEKKDPAADKSEPVKPITFWIDRNVPLVYRETVRAAILEWNRAFERIGFVNALRVEQQPDDAAWDTLDFGYASVRWMMNAEPLFGAIGPSHVDPRSGEILDADIAFEGLSARGARTLRAQVLGGSPRTAAPAGAFALPFVLPPALSPALPGTVDSATTMLHADGSPHDSRYCLHGRLASEQLVYALDVLEARGEVDPDGPVARQFVLDYVKEAIMHEVGHTLGLRHNFRGSRAYTEAQLADPEFTRAHGISGSVMEYNAINLPMPGKSTGMPFQTTLGPYDYWAVEYAYQPLPPGTLPAAERAELQRIAARSSERGLGFGSDEDNAVALDPETIQLDLGADPIAFAKGRIAIARDLFKRQETRSLPADRDYAVLRRSINFAIADTTRAMGVLARQIGALRTLRDFPGSGRDPLTPVPAAEQREALNLMLQTVLGADGLTLSPALQRRLAPDFLDRAEIGVPTDYSVQQRLLDLQRAVLNFLMSDVIATRILDSVPKFDDPRQAFSLGEMHSRLNAEVWRELDRRAPIPSARRDLQRDHVNRLSLAVVRPTGTGRADVRGHLREQARALLARLEAASRARGFDTETRAHLADSADTLRQALAATIVRQAL from the coding sequence ATGCGCCTGCCTGCTCTGCCCCAACCCGTCGCGACAGCCCTGCATGCGCGCCGCCCGCGGGCCTTGGCGCTGGCGCTGACAGCCAGCTTCGGGCTGCTGCAAGGTTGCGTCCACCTGGCCGGCGACGGCACGCCTGCTCCCCCTGACAAACCAGGGCAGAAGACGGTGCCCGAACCACCGTCGCGCGCCACCAGTGCGTCGGCGGTGCCGGGGCCGGCTGCGCCTGCCTCGGCTCCGGCCAGTGCCCAGCCTGCCGCCACGGCGCAGGTCCCGGCCAGCGCCCAGCCGCCGGCTGGGGGGGCATCCGCGCCGGGCGCACAAGCCGCCGCCCGCCCGGGCCAGCCGCCGACCCCACCCGCCGCACCGCCGGCGGCACCGGCGGCGGCGCCGGGTGGCCCGCCGCCCTTTGCCACCGTGGTGCGCGACGCGCGCCGCATCGACGGCCCGCTGACGCTGTGGCAGAAGGAGGACAAGGTATGGATCGAACTGCGTCCGTCGCAGCTCGGCGCGCCCTTCCTGCTGAGCCCCAAGATCAAGAGCGGCATCGGCGAGGCGCTGGTGCTCGGTGGCCTGATGGCCTACCCGGTCAACGGGGCTGGCGGCCCGCAGTTGGTGGAGTTCGTGCGCGTGCACAACCAGGTGCGGCTGCAGGCCCGCAACACCGAGGTCAGCGCGCGCCCCGGCACCCCCGAGGCGCGGGCCGTGGAGGCCAGTTACTCGCACAGCCTGCTCGGCGCCGTGCCCGTGGCCAGCCAGCCTCACCCGGAGCGCAAGAGCATTCTCATCGAGGCCAACGGGCTGTTCCTCTCCGATGTGCTGGGCGTCGGAATGATGCTGCAGCGCGGGCTGCGCCAGGGTTACGGCCTGGACCGCGCCAACTCCCTGATCACCTCGGTGCGCGGCAACGACCAGGCTGTCACGCTCGAAACCCAGGCCCACTTCTACACCCCCGGCATCGCGATGCCGGGGCTCAACACGCCGCCGGGCATCGCCGCACCGCTGCTGCCGCACTTGCTTCCTGATTCGCGGAGCATGCTCATCGGCCTGAGCTACTCCCTCGCGCCCCTGCCTGACCAACCGATGACGCCGCGGCCGGCCGACCCCCGCGTGGGCCTGTTCACCAGCACCGTGCTCGACTTCTCCGACGACCTGCAGATGTCCCCGCGCCAACGCTATGTGAACCGCTGGCGTCTGGAGAAGAAGGACCCGGCGGCCGACAAGAGCGAGCCGGTCAAGCCGATCACGTTCTGGATCGACCGCAACGTGCCGCTGGTCTATCGCGAGACGGTGCGTGCCGCGATCCTCGAGTGGAACCGGGCCTTCGAGCGCATCGGCTTCGTCAATGCCCTCCGTGTCGAGCAGCAGCCCGACGACGCCGCTTGGGACACGCTGGACTTCGGCTACGCCTCGGTGCGTTGGATGATGAACGCCGAGCCGCTGTTCGGCGCCATCGGCCCGAGCCATGTCGACCCGCGCAGTGGCGAGATCCTCGACGCCGACATCGCCTTCGAGGGCCTGTCGGCGCGCGGCGCTCGCACGCTTCGCGCCCAGGTGCTGGGCGGTTCTCCACGCACGGCGGCGCCGGCCGGCGCGTTTGCCCTACCCTTCGTGCTGCCCCCGGCGCTGTCACCCGCCCTGCCCGGCACGGTGGACAGCGCAACCACGATGCTGCACGCCGACGGCAGCCCTCATGACTCGCGCTACTGCCTGCACGGCAGGCTCGCATCCGAGCAACTGGTGTATGCGCTCGATGTGCTCGAAGCCCGCGGTGAAGTCGATCCGGATGGTCCCGTGGCGCGCCAGTTCGTGCTCGACTACGTCAAGGAGGCCATCATGCACGAGGTGGGGCACACGCTCGGGCTGCGCCACAACTTCCGCGGCAGCCGCGCCTACACCGAGGCACAGCTGGCCGACCCCGAGTTCACGCGCGCCCACGGCATCTCGGGCTCGGTGATGGAGTACAACGCCATCAACCTGCCCATGCCGGGCAAGTCCACCGGCATGCCTTTCCAGACCACGCTGGGACCTTACGACTACTGGGCGGTGGAATACGCCTACCAGCCGCTGCCACCGGGCACCCTGCCGGCGGCCGAACGCGCCGAACTGCAGCGCATCGCCGCCCGCAGCAGCGAGCGCGGGCTGGGCTTCGGCAGCGACGAAGACAACGCCGTCGCGCTCGACCCCGAGACGATCCAGCTCGACCTTGGCGCCGATCCGATCGCCTTCGCCAAGGGCCGCATCGCCATTGCCCGCGACCTGTTCAAGCGCCAGGAGACCCGCTCGCTGCCTGCCGACCGGGACTACGCCGTCCTGCGGCGCTCGATCAACTTCGCGATCGCCGACACCACACGCGCCATGGGCGTGCTGGCAAGGCAGATCGGCGCGCTGCGCACACTGCGCGACTTTCCGGGCAGCGGCCGCGACCCGCTGACCCCGGTGCCCGCCGCCGAGCAGCGCGAGGCGCTGAACCTGATGCTGCAGACGGTGCTCGGTGCCGACGGCCTGACGCTGAGCCCCGCGCTGCAGCGGCGATTGGCACCGGACTTCCTGGACCGTGCCGAGATCGGCGTGCCCACCGACTACTCGGTGCAGCAGCGTCTGCTCGACCTGCAGCGCGCGGTGCTGAACTTCCTGATGTCCGACGTGATCGCCACGCGCATCCTCGACAGCGTTCCCAAGTTCGACGACCCGCGGCAGGCCTTCTCGCTGGGCGAGATGCACAGCCGGCTGAACGCCGAGGTGTGGCGCGAGCTGGACCGCCGGGCACCAATCCCTTCGGCTCGGCGCGACCTGCAGCGCGACCACGTCAACCGCCTGTCGCTGGCCGTGGTCCGACCCACCGGCACGGGGCGCGCGGACGTGCGTGGACACCTGCGCGAGCAGGCCCGCGCGCTCCTGGCGCGGCTCGAAGCGGCCTCTCGGGCGCGCGGGTTCGACACCGAGACGCGAGCCCACTTGGCCGACAGCGCCGATACCCTGCGCCAGGCGCTGGCCGCCACCATCGTGCGTCAGGCCCTGTAG
- the mutL gene encoding DNA mismatch repair endonuclease MutL: protein MLPLPPRRPIRELPDELISQIAAGEVIDRPAAAVRELLDNALDAGATQVTVRLAGGGVRLVAVEDDGVGIPPEQLPLSLKRHATSKIRDLAELERVATMGFRGEALAALASVAELTITSRTPEAPHAWRLAPRGGELAPAARAPGTTVEVQELFFATPARRKFLKSDATELAHALDVARRAALARPEVGLNVWHEGRQIAQWRPAPWPQRLADVLGRDFEVASRPLAARRGPLSLWGRVGHPESARARADLQILFVNGRCVRDRLVGQAVRSAYDDQLHGGRQPAWVLFLEIDPELVDVNVHPAKAEVRFRDGGAVFQAVRQAVVEALAPTRAAAGLPEQAAAVQPPAPQVALPAWQPALAWGPPRHAAEPPGHWAPALRALSEPLPAAPAPTAGSAGVEQPLGRALAQLGGTYVLAENGAGLVVVDMHAAHERIVYERLKQAADAAVGSGAALPSQPLLIPHTLAATPAEVAAAEAQAESLLALGLDVGVLAAGTLVVRSRPAALPDADLTELVRAVLGELAELGGSRVVQRARDELLGTMACHAAVRANRRLTLPEMDALLRQMEATERSDTCNHGRPTWRQVTLKELDALFLRGR from the coding sequence ATGCTTCCCCTGCCGCCGCGCCGCCCGATTCGCGAGCTGCCCGACGAGCTGATCAGCCAGATCGCCGCTGGCGAGGTGATCGACCGACCGGCCGCCGCCGTGCGCGAGTTGCTCGACAACGCGCTGGATGCCGGCGCCACCCAGGTGACGGTTCGGCTGGCCGGTGGTGGCGTTCGCCTGGTGGCCGTCGAGGACGACGGCGTCGGCATTCCGCCCGAGCAGCTGCCGCTGTCGCTGAAGCGCCACGCCACCAGCAAGATCCGCGATCTCGCCGAGCTCGAGCGCGTCGCCACGATGGGCTTCCGGGGCGAGGCGCTGGCGGCGCTGGCCTCGGTGGCCGAGCTGACGATCACCAGCCGCACGCCCGAGGCCCCGCATGCCTGGCGCCTGGCGCCTCGCGGTGGCGAGCTGGCGCCGGCCGCCCGTGCGCCGGGCACGACAGTGGAAGTCCAGGAGCTGTTCTTTGCCACACCGGCGCGGCGCAAGTTCCTCAAGAGCGACGCCACCGAGCTGGCGCACGCGCTCGACGTCGCCCGGCGGGCGGCCTTGGCGCGGCCCGAAGTCGGCCTGAACGTCTGGCACGAAGGCCGTCAGATCGCCCAATGGCGTCCAGCCCCGTGGCCGCAGCGTCTGGCCGATGTGCTCGGCCGCGACTTCGAGGTCGCAAGCCGACCGCTGGCAGCCCGGCGCGGCCCGCTGTCGCTGTGGGGCCGCGTCGGCCACCCCGAATCGGCGCGCGCGCGGGCCGACCTGCAGATCCTGTTTGTCAATGGCCGCTGCGTGCGCGATCGTCTGGTGGGCCAGGCCGTCCGTTCAGCCTACGACGACCAGTTGCACGGCGGCCGACAGCCGGCCTGGGTGCTGTTCCTGGAGATCGATCCCGAGCTGGTGGACGTGAACGTGCACCCGGCCAAGGCCGAGGTGCGCTTTCGTGACGGCGGCGCGGTGTTCCAAGCGGTGCGCCAGGCCGTGGTGGAGGCGCTGGCTCCCACGCGGGCGGCGGCGGGGCTGCCGGAGCAGGCTGCCGCCGTGCAGCCGCCTGCGCCCCAGGTCGCCTTGCCGGCCTGGCAGCCGGCCCTGGCCTGGGGTCCGCCCCGGCACGCGGCCGAGCCGCCTGGGCACTGGGCGCCAGCGCTGCGGGCGCTGTCCGAGCCGCTGCCCGCCGCGCCCGCGCCGACAGCGGGCTCTGCGGGCGTCGAGCAGCCCTTGGGCCGCGCCTTGGCTCAGCTCGGTGGAACCTACGTGTTGGCAGAAAACGGGGCAGGGTTGGTGGTCGTCGATATGCACGCGGCCCACGAGCGCATCGTCTACGAGCGGCTCAAGCAGGCCGCCGATGCGGCCGTCGGCTCCGGCGCGGCGCTGCCTTCGCAGCCGCTGCTCATCCCCCACACGCTGGCGGCCACGCCGGCCGAGGTGGCAGCCGCCGAGGCCCAGGCCGAGTCCTTGCTGGCCCTGGGCCTGGACGTGGGTGTGCTTGCCGCCGGTACGCTGGTGGTGCGCAGCCGGCCGGCGGCCCTGCCCGACGCTGACCTCACCGAGCTCGTGCGCGCCGTGCTGGGCGAGTTGGCCGAGCTCGGCGGCAGCCGTGTCGTGCAGCGTGCCCGCGACGAGCTGCTCGGCACGATGGCCTGCCATGCCGCCGTGCGCGCCAACCGTCGCCTCACGCTGCCCGAGATGGACGCGCTGCTGCGCCAGATGGAAGCCACGGAGCGCAGCGACACCTGCAACCACGGCCGCCCGACCTGGCGTCAGGTGACGCTGAAGGAACTTGACGCCTTGTTCCTGCGCGGCCGCTGA
- a CDS encoding NADPH:quinone oxidoreductase family protein, with protein sequence MHAWFCDTLDGVDALQWREAPTPEPGPGEVRIAIKAASLNFPDLLIVQGRYQFKPPLPFVPGAEYAGTIDAVGDGVHHLKPGQPVAAIAGTGGFGTHAVVKATQVLPLPPGFALEHAAAFAFTYGTSHHALVDRAQLKAGETVLVLGAAGGVGTAALQIAKAVGARVIAAASTDAKCALCRTLGADATLNYSTQDLRETLKALTGGRGPDVVYDPVGDKLAEPAFRSIAWRGRYLVVGFAGGAIPALPWNLALLKGASIVGVFWGDFVKREPAASAAALGQLAQWYAQGQVRPVLDATWPMARIREAYARMADRQVMGKVVLVNP encoded by the coding sequence ATGCATGCCTGGTTCTGCGACACGCTCGATGGCGTCGATGCCCTGCAGTGGCGCGAGGCGCCCACGCCCGAGCCTGGACCGGGTGAGGTGCGCATCGCCATCAAGGCGGCGAGCCTGAACTTCCCCGACCTGCTCATCGTTCAGGGCAGGTATCAGTTCAAGCCGCCGCTGCCCTTCGTACCCGGGGCCGAGTACGCCGGCACGATCGACGCCGTCGGCGACGGGGTTCACCACCTCAAGCCTGGCCAACCGGTGGCGGCCATTGCCGGGACAGGGGGCTTCGGCACGCACGCCGTGGTGAAGGCGACGCAGGTGCTGCCCCTGCCGCCGGGCTTTGCGCTGGAGCATGCAGCGGCCTTTGCCTTCACCTACGGTACCTCGCACCACGCACTGGTGGACCGCGCGCAGCTCAAGGCCGGCGAAACCGTGCTGGTGCTCGGCGCAGCCGGCGGCGTGGGCACGGCGGCGCTGCAGATCGCCAAGGCCGTGGGGGCCCGGGTGATCGCCGCCGCCTCCACCGACGCGAAGTGCGCGCTGTGCCGCACGCTGGGCGCCGACGCAACGCTGAACTACAGCACCCAGGACCTGCGCGAGACGCTGAAGGCGCTGACCGGCGGCCGCGGCCCCGACGTCGTCTACGACCCCGTCGGCGACAAGCTCGCCGAGCCGGCCTTCCGTTCGATCGCCTGGCGCGGTCGCTATCTCGTGGTGGGATTTGCCGGTGGCGCCATCCCGGCGCTGCCGTGGAACCTGGCGCTGCTCAAGGGCGCCAGCATCGTCGGCGTGTTCTGGGGCGACTTCGTCAAGCGCGAACCGGCAGCCAGTGCGGCGGCGCTGGGCCAGTTGGCGCAGTGGTACGCCCAGGGCCAGGTGCGCCCGGTGCTGGACGCCACCTGGCCGATGGCCCGCATCCGCGAGGCCTACGCGCGCATGGCCGATCGACAGGTGATGGGCAAGGTGGTGCTCGTCAACCCCTGA
- a CDS encoding FAD-dependent oxidoreductase — MPLQSRAAGGEKPPGHRILSSALWSQGQGRCGHVGHRGRRVVLHTRVQRARFAPRSVGGQARFGPDLEWLPEGADPAALDYRVNPRRAAAFAVAVRRYGPGLPEGALRPACSGVRPKIHGPEEPAPDFRIDGPAVDGVHGLVNLLGIESPGLTASLAIAEHVAGLLDG, encoded by the coding sequence ATGCCCCTGCAGTCGCGTGCGGCCGGCGGCGAGAAACCGCCGGGCCACAGGATCCTGTCATCAGCGCTGTGGAGCCAGGGGCAAGGAAGGTGTGGACACGTTGGTCATCGGGGCCGGAGGGTCGTGCTGCACACGCGGGTGCAGCGCGCCCGATTCGCTCCTAGGAGCGTGGGCGGCCAGGCTCGGTTCGGGCCCGACCTGGAGTGGCTGCCAGAGGGCGCCGATCCCGCTGCGCTGGACTATCGGGTGAACCCCAGACGTGCCGCCGCCTTTGCCGTGGCGGTGCGGCGCTACGGGCCCGGCCTGCCCGAAGGCGCGCTGCGGCCCGCCTGCAGCGGGGTCCGGCCCAAGATCCACGGGCCCGAGGAGCCGGCGCCGGACTTCCGCATCGACGGCCCGGCGGTAGATGGTGTTCACGGGCTGGTCAATCTCCTGGGCATCGAGTCACCGGGCCTGACGGCGTCGCTGGCGATCGCCGAGCACGTGGCCGGGCTGCTCGACGGCTGA